In Kiritimatiellaceae bacterium, the genomic window CCGACCCAGCAAATGACGAGGATCATTAGGATCCACGTCTTTTCCTCGTCAGTCAGCGTGAACCGTCCGCGCAGCCAGATGATCAGTTCTTCGAGAATCAGTGGTTTCTTTCTCATAGCGGCGAAGTCTAGCGTAGACGCGACGCCCTCGTCGCGTTTTATTTTGTTAGAATGCGACGAGGGCGTCGCATCTACGCTCAGTTTCCCGGCGGCGGATTAATCGCGGTGAAGACCGCCTCGGCCATCAGCCGCGCCCCTTCGGCGTTCGGATGCACCGTATCCGGGAAAAGTTCAGCTTTGCCGCTCAGCGGACGGTACAGATCAATAATCTTTGCGCCGGTTTGCCGTGCGATCTCGTTAATCATCGGAATGATCTCATTGACGACAATCGGGTCGGTGAAGTCGTACGGGCCGGGATACGTTGGCGCCGGATAGCAGATCCAGATGGTTTTGCATCCGTTGGTCTGGAAGCTCCGGATCAGCTCCGTGTAGTCTTTCACAAATTCATATTTATAAATCCAGTTGTACGGCGACGCATCGTTGGCACCGAGATTGATCACCACAATCTCCGGCTTGAAAGCCAGCGCCGCCGTGAAGGCGCGCGTCTGCCAGTACGGAATATCACCGTGCTTCAAAAGTGTCGCGCCATTCACGCCGAAATTCCGTACGGAATAATTGGTTCCCAGCATCACGCCTAACTGCGCCGGATAGCACTTTGCCTCGCGGTTTGAAATCCGCGCGCCATAGGTAATGCTGTCGCCGACACACGCCACGCGGATTGCTGAAGCCGATGCCGCTGGCGGAGTCTTCAATATCCGGTAATAAAAAAACAGCGCCAGTGCCGCGAACAGGATGAGCAATAACAGTTTCATGACCGGCATTTCATAGTTTGAATGCCGAACCGGTGTCAACACTAGCCGCGGGCGAACATTTGCTTGGCGGCAATTTTTAAATCTGATAAAGAATTTTCATGGCAGGGAATTTTGATCCGGCAAAGCATCATCGGCGGTCAATCCGGTTAAAAGGGCATGATTATGCCGGCGGCGGTCTGTATTTCGTCACGTTGTGCGCGCATCGGGATGCGGGAAATATTTTCGCCGCGGAAATAATCCGGGAAATGGTCGCGCGGGAATGGGAATCGGCCGCCGGGAGCACCCACGAGGGGTGCCCGTACGCCATCATGCCCGATCATTTTCATGCATTGATTCGCATTCCCGCAGGGGCTGGCCCCGTGCCTGCCCGCTCCCTTGGCGATGTGATTGGCGCATTTAAATCGCGGGTGGTGCATGAAATGATTCAATTGGTGCGCGCGGGATTATACCCGCCGTTTCCGGGAAAAATCTGGCACCGGAACTATTATGAACGAATCGTCCGCACGCCCGAAGCCGCCGAAAATATCCGGCGATATATCCGCATGAATCCGTGGAAGTGCATTCAGAACTTCGGCAACGGATTACGCGGTATGGGTAATCCAGCGCTTTGGAACGCGGAGAAGATCGGCGTTCTTTGCTCACGCAATGCGCCGCCTGTCGCACACATTCCCGAGGCAGAAGTTTATCTGGGCGGATTCCACTCGCCGCCGGAACAGAAAATTTTAGAAGCGCTGCTCATGCGCCGTGCCAGAATCATCTATTGTCCTGCATGGGGGCTGGATGGCGCGATGCATCCTGACGTATTGGCCGCATTGGAAGAGAATCGAATGCTGATTCTCGAAATGACGGATCGTTCCGGCGATTTGATTGCCGCTGAACAGCGCAACCGCTTTGTCATTCAGAACGCGGATAAACTTTGGACGCCGTATGTCACCAACGGCGGTATGCTCGACCGGCTGTTGAAGGAAATGAACTAAAGCTTTCTCCCTCTCCTAATGCGCCTCAAGCCAGTTGTTGCCGGTGCCGCAGTCGACGACGACGGGGACGGATAACGGCAAAGCGGAACTCATCAGCTCGCGGATTTCTTCGATGAGGGCGTGTTCGTCTTTGTGCAGTTCAAAGACGAGTTCGTCGTGCACCTGGAGCAGGAGTTTGGTCTTGGCGTTCTTTTGTTTCAGCAGGTCGTGGATGCGGATCATGGCGATTTTAATCATGTCGGCGGCGGAGCCTTGGATCGGCGCGTTGATGGCGTAGCGCTCGGCGGCGGCACGGACGGTGCCGTTGGCAGTGTTGATGTCGCGGATGTGGCGACGCCGTCCGGCGATGGTTTCGACGTAGCCTTTGTTGCGCGCGGTTTCGATGATGCCGTCCATGCAGGCTTTGACCGCCGGATATTGTTTGAAATAGCTTTCGATAATGTCCGCCGCCTCTTTGCGCGGAATGCGCAGCCGCTGGGCGAGGCCGAAGGCGGAGATACCGTAGATGATGCCAAAGTTGACCATCTTGGCTTTGCGGCGCATGTCGGACGTAACGTCGGCGAGCGCAACGCCGAAGACGCGCGCGGCGGTGGCGGTGTGAATATCTTCGCCGCTGACAAAAGCGGCTTTCATGTGCTGGTCGCCGCTGAGGTGCGCCATGATGCGCAGTTCGATCTGTGAATAGTCGGCGGCGAGCAAAGTGAAATCTTTCGAACCGGCCACAAAAGCGCGGCGGATTTCCTGTCCCTGTTCGGTGCGGACAGGAATGTTCTGAATGTTCGGGTCGCTCGATGCCAGCCGTCCAGTGGTGGTGACGGCCTGACTGAACGAGGTGTGAATGCGGCCGGTTTTTTTGGAAATGAATTCCGGCAGCGCATCGACGTAGGTGCTTTTGAGTTTGGTCGCTTCGCGGTAGTCGAGCAGGACGCGGGCGATTTCATGTTCGGTCGCCAGCTGGTCGAGCACTTCTTCGTTGGTGGTGTATTGCCCGGTTTTGGTTTTCTTAGGTTTGTCGGCCAGTTTCAGTTCGTCGAAGAGCACTTCGCCGAGCTGCTTCGGCGAGTTGAGATTAAACTCGTGACCGGCCAGTTCGTAAACCTTCTTTTCATAACCGGCGATTTCGCCGGCGAGCCGTCCGGAAATTTCTTTGAGCGCGGCGGTATCGAGCGCGATGCCGTTGGCTTCCATTTCAACCAGCACCGGAATCAGCGGACACTCAATGGCGTCAAAGACGTTGGTGAGTTTCCGTTTCTCAAGCTGCGGTTCGAGAATCTGGCGGAGCTGGATGGTGACGTCGGCGTCTTCGCAGGCGTAGTCAACGATCTTTTCGACCGCTACGTCGGCCATGGAAATCTGCTCACTCTTTTTTTCGCCGATCAGCGCGGTGATCGGAACCGGCGCGTAGCCGAGGTGAGTTCCGGCCAGCTTGTCGAGCGCGTGGCGTTGGTCGGGATCGAGCAGGTAATGCGCGAGCATCGTATCAAAAAGTTTTCCGCGCACTTCGATTCCGGCGGCACGTAGCATGGCGATATCGAACTTTAGATTGTGGCCGGTCTTTTCAATGGCCTCGTCTTCGAAAAGCGGCTTGAAGGGCACCAGTGCCCGGGTTAGTTCTTCATCGCTCGGGGGCAGGACAACAAACCACGCTTCATGCGGTTTAACGGAAAAGGAAATTCCGACGAGCCGCGCTTCACGCGGATCAAGTCCGGTGGTTTCGGTGTCGAAGCAGAAGCGTGTCGCTTCACCCAGCTTGGCAACCAGCGCCTTGCGCTCTTCCAGAGTTTGGACGGCGTGGTAGGTGTGCTTCACGTCGTCGATGGTTTTATAAGCCGGCGCGGCTTCTTCAGCCGGAGCCGCTGGCGCTTTGGCCGCCGCAAAAGAAAATAGATCGCCTTGTCCGCCTTTGGGCGGCGGCGGGGCATAGGAGGCGACGGGTGCAACCGGTGCGGCGGGTTTCCCAAAGAGCCGTTTGGAGAAAGAGGAGAATTCAAATTCGGAAAAAAGCGCGGCGAGCTTTTCCTCGTCGAGTTTGCCGCGGATAAGTTGATCGGGTGAATAGTCGAGCGGCGAATCAGTTTTGATGGTGACGAGCCATTTGCAGAGTAGGGCGCGCTCCTTGTTGGCTTCGAGGTTTTCCTTTAACTTGCCCTTCAGCTCTTCTGTGTGCTTGAGCAAATTCTCGATAGAGCCGTACTGCGCGATCAATTTCTGCGCGGTCTTCGGGCCGACGCCCGGCACGCCGGGAATATTGTCGGCGGCGTCGCCCGCGAGGCCGAGAATATCGGTGACCTGATCGATGCGTTCGATCTCCCAATATTTGAGCACTTCGGGAACGCCCATGATTTCCGGCGGCAGTCCGCTTTTGGCGGGCTTGTAAACGAAAGTATGCGCGTCGACGAGCTGGGTGAAATCTTTGTCCGGCGTGACCATGTAAGTATCGAAGCCTTCCTTTTCGGCAAGCCGGGCGAGCGTGCCGATCAGATCGTCGGCTTCAAATCCTTGCGCGGTGACGATCGGAATGTTGAACGCTTTGAGAAATTCCTGAATGCAGGGAACGGCGGCGCGGATTTCTTCCGGCGTTTCCTCGCGCTGCGCTTTGTATTCGGGAAACTTATCGTGTCGGAACGTCGGGCCGGAGACATCGAAGGCGACGGCGATGTGCGTCGGGCTCTGCTTTTCGATCAGTTCGAGCAGCGTGTTCAGGAAACCGAAGACGGCGGAAACATTACGGCCCTTCGAATTGATCATCGGGTTGCGCATGAAGGCGAAGTAGGACCGGTAAACCAGCGCCATGCCGTCGAGGAGAAATAACTTTTTGCTCATGCGGGGAGTGTAGTCAATTTCTCAGAGGTTGGAAGAATTTAACCAACCATTGGGAGCCGGACTCACAGTTCGATCTGCATGCCCATTTCGACGACGCGGTTGGCGGGCAGGCCGAAGAAAGCGGTTGCCGACTGAGCGTTACGGGACATGAGGGAGAGAAGGCGCTTTCTCCACTGGGCCATTCCTTTGGCCGATGTGACGACCAGTGTTTCGCGGCTGAGGACGAAGGTGCAGGCGTTGGGATGGAGGTCGAGACCCAGGTCGCGGCAGCAGGCGAAGATTTCGTTAATGGCGGCCTTTTCCATGAACCCGTAGCGGGCGGTTGCGCGGTGGAACCCGTTGGTGAGCGTTTCAACCTGTACGCGTTCGGCGGGATTCACGAACGGTTCTTCGGCGACGAGGATGGTGAGCAGGACGACGCGTTCATGCACCGAGCGGTTGAGTTTAAAGTTGTGGAGCAGGGCCAGCGGCGTGCCGAGGACATTGCCGGACATATAAACGGCCGTGCCGGGGACGCGTACGGCGTGGCCGAGGCTTAAGTCATCAAGGAAGCTTTCCAGCGGAAGCAGCCGTTCTTTCATGTGACGGCTGAGAATGCGGCGGCCTGTCCGCCAGGTGGTCATGACGGCCATAAAGCCGGCAGCGACCACCAGCGGGAGCCATCCGCCGCGCCAGATTTTCAGCGCGTTGGCGGCAAAGAATAAAATCTCAATCGTGAGCAGACCGGCACAGAGCGTACCTGCGGCCAGAACATTCCAGCCCCAGCGTTTCCGGGCGACGATGAAGAACAGGACGGTGGTGGCGATCATGGTCAGGGTGACGGCAATGCCGTAGGCCGAGGCCAGATTGCTGGACGAACGGAAGCCGAGCACCAGTGCGAGGCAGCAGATGAGAAGGAAGTTGTTGATTGTCGGCAGGTAAACCTGTCCGCGCTGTTCATATGAGGTGTGGCGGATTTCCATGCGGGGCAGATAGCCCATCTGGATCGCCTGCATCGTGAGAGAGAACGCGCCGGAAATAAGAGCCTGCGAGGCGATGACGGAAGCGGCGGCGGCCAGTGCGACGAGCGGATAAAGAGCCCAGCCCGGAGCGAGCATGTAGAATGGATTCGCCAGAGCTTCCGGCTGTTTCAGGATCAGCGCGCCTTGTCCGAAGTAGTTCAGAACCAGCGCCGGGAATGCGACGAAGAACCAGCCCAGCCGGATGGGGCGCGGGCCGAAGTGGCCGAGGTCGGCGTAGAGCGCTTCCGCGCCGGTTACAGTCAGGAATACCGCGCCCATCACGATGAAGCCGATTTTGCCGCTGTGCAGAAGAAAGGTGATGCCGTGCCACGGCGAGAGCGCGGCCAGAACTTCAGGTGCCATTATAATGCCGCGCAACCCGAGCAGGGCGATGGCGACGAACCAGACCAGCATGACCGGGCCGAAGACTCCGCCGACTTTTCCGGTCCCTGCGCGTTGAACGGCAAATATGGCGAACAGAATGACTAAGCTTAGAGGAACAATCCACGGTTCGAAAAACGGCGTGGCAACATTCAGACCTTCCACCGCGCCCAGCACGGTGATGCAGGGGGTGATGATGCCGTCGCCGTAGAGCAGGCTGGCGCCCAGAAGTCCGGTCATGACCAGAATGGTGCGGCGTTTTCCGCGATTGGCTTCGTCGGCGCGGGTGAGAGCGAACAGTGCCAGAATACCGCCTTCGCCGTGGTTGTCGGCCCGCAGGACGAAGGTTACATACTTCAGACAGACGATCAGAATCAGGGTCCAAATGACGAGAGAGAGGACACCGAGGATATTCGGCGCGGTGGGAGCCAGCCCGTGGGTGCCATGGAAACATTCGCGCAAGGCGTACAACGGGCTGGTGCCGATGTCTCCGAACACGACGCCCAGAGCACACACGATCAGGCTGGCACTTTTCCGGCGGCTCATTTCGACTGTTTGCATGGTTTTGCTTTTCTGAATAGCGGATAAAAGAAAGCCTGTGTATCAAAAGCCGGTGTGCAAGGGAATGTAAATTTCATGACAGCCGACCGCGCCTGAGGCGTTTCGTCTTGATCCGGCGAGATTCCGGAGAGGCAGAACGCTCCTCCGTTTCATGGTTGTTGACGGCAGGTTTTTTAAACCGTCAGCACGTC contains:
- the polA gene encoding DNA polymerase I, translated to MSKKLFLLDGMALVYRSYFAFMRNPMINSKGRNVSAVFGFLNTLLELIEKQSPTHIAVAFDVSGPTFRHDKFPEYKAQREETPEEIRAAVPCIQEFLKAFNIPIVTAQGFEADDLIGTLARLAEKEGFDTYMVTPDKDFTQLVDAHTFVYKPAKSGLPPEIMGVPEVLKYWEIERIDQVTDILGLAGDAADNIPGVPGVGPKTAQKLIAQYGSIENLLKHTEELKGKLKENLEANKERALLCKWLVTIKTDSPLDYSPDQLIRGKLDEEKLAALFSEFEFSSFSKRLFGKPAAPVAPVASYAPPPPKGGQGDLFSFAAAKAPAAPAEEAAPAYKTIDDVKHTYHAVQTLEERKALVAKLGEATRFCFDTETTGLDPREARLVGISFSVKPHEAWFVVLPPSDEELTRALVPFKPLFEDEAIEKTGHNLKFDIAMLRAAGIEVRGKLFDTMLAHYLLDPDQRHALDKLAGTHLGYAPVPITALIGEKKSEQISMADVAVEKIVDYACEDADVTIQLRQILEPQLEKRKLTNVFDAIECPLIPVLVEMEANGIALDTAALKEISGRLAGEIAGYEKKVYELAGHEFNLNSPKQLGEVLFDELKLADKPKKTKTGQYTTNEEVLDQLATEHEIARVLLDYREATKLKSTYVDALPEFISKKTGRIHTSFSQAVTTTGRLASSDPNIQNIPVRTEQGQEIRRAFVAGSKDFTLLAADYSQIELRIMAHLSGDQHMKAAFVSGEDIHTATAARVFGVALADVTSDMRRKAKMVNFGIIYGISAFGLAQRLRIPRKEAADIIESYFKQYPAVKACMDGIIETARNKGYVETIAGRRRHIRDINTANGTVRAAAERYAINAPIQGSAADMIKIAMIRIHDLLKQKNAKTKLLLQVHDELVFELHKDEHALIEEIRELMSSALPLSVPVVVDCGTGNNWLEAH
- a CDS encoding potassium transporter Kup — translated: MQTVEMSRRKSASLIVCALGVVFGDIGTSPLYALRECFHGTHGLAPTAPNILGVLSLVIWTLILIVCLKYVTFVLRADNHGEGGILALFALTRADEANRGKRRTILVMTGLLGASLLYGDGIITPCITVLGAVEGLNVATPFFEPWIVPLSLVILFAIFAVQRAGTGKVGGVFGPVMLVWFVAIALLGLRGIIMAPEVLAALSPWHGITFLLHSGKIGFIVMGAVFLTVTGAEALYADLGHFGPRPIRLGWFFVAFPALVLNYFGQGALILKQPEALANPFYMLAPGWALYPLVALAAAASVIASQALISGAFSLTMQAIQMGYLPRMEIRHTSYEQRGQVYLPTINNFLLICCLALVLGFRSSSNLASAYGIAVTLTMIATTVLFFIVARKRWGWNVLAAGTLCAGLLTIEILFFAANALKIWRGGWLPLVVAAGFMAVMTTWRTGRRILSRHMKERLLPLESFLDDLSLGHAVRVPGTAVYMSGNVLGTPLALLHNFKLNRSVHERVVLLTILVAEEPFVNPAERVQVETLTNGFHRATARYGFMEKAAINEIFACCRDLGLDLHPNACTFVLSRETLVVTSAKGMAQWRKRLLSLMSRNAQSATAFFGLPANRVVEMGMQIEL